In the genome of Bacillus thuringiensis, the window TTCACTAAACGTAACCCTAATACACCAGCATAAAAATCTACATTTTCTTGTGGATTCCCTACAATCGCTGTAATGTGATGGATTCCCATTGTTTTCTTTTCCATTTCTTCCACTCCTTTTTTATTTCATTATAAAAATTCTTTTACATTTAAATTCATTATTCATTTTGTCCATGCTACAAAGTAAAATCCGTCATTATAATTTTATCTCGAATTCGAGATATCGATTATAAAATTACGCATTAGTGTCTAACCTATAGAAATCATCTCGAATTCGAGATAATCTACAAAAAAACATTTGTTCAATCTATAATTATAATAAACCTTGATTTAGAATGTTATTTATCTCGAACTCAAGATTTATTATAAGTTACTTATTTTTTATTGTCAATAAGTCCTTACTTTCATTTTACATGTAAAAAGAGTAAACGCTATTCATCGTTTACTCTTTTTGCAAATCATTTCATTTCTTCTTCCAGTACTGCTTCCATCTCATTAAATTCACGATAAACTGCCTTAACGGGTTCTTTCGTTAATAAACTTACAACGATAACAGTTAATAAACTACAGAAGAATCCAGGTACCATTTCATACATAATTGCTTTTAAACTTGGAATTTGTACCCATGCTATAACAACTACTGCACCAACAATCATACCTGCAAGAACGCCCCATTTATTCGTCCTTTTCCAATATAAACTTAATAAAATGGCTGGTCCGAATGCTGAACCAAATCCAGCCCAAGCATAACCTACAAGTGTTAAAATTGTATCACTTGGATGATACGCTAAAACAACTGCGATCATAGCTACTACTAATACTGACAATCTACCGATAAATACAAGTTCTTTGTCACTTGCGTTACGACGGAAAAATGTTTTATAGAAGTCTTCCGTTACTGCACTTGAAATAACAAGTAATTGTGAGGAAATACTACTCATAATCGAAGCCAAAATAGCTGATAATAAAAATCCTGTAATGTACGGATGGAATAAAATATTTGAGAATGTTACAAAGACCATTTCTGGGTCTTGTAATGTCGCATTATTTTTAGCATAATAAGCGATACCAATTAGACCAGTAAGCATTGCACCTATAATTGAAATCGTCATCCAACCGATACCGATTCTACGAGAAGTCTTTAAATCTTTAATAGAGGTGATTGCCATAAAACGGACAATAATATGCGGTTGACCAAAATACCCAAGTCCCCATGCTAAAAATGAAATAATGCCAAGTATTGTGGTCCCTTTAAACATATCTAAATGCGATGCATCGACTTGTTTAATCGTATTAAATGTTTCTGTTACACCACCTACATCCGTAAAAGCAACAATTGGCACTAGTACAAGCGCAATAAACATAATACAACCTTGTACAAAGTCCGTCCAGCTTACGGCTAGAAAGCCACCGAATAGTGTATACGCAACAACGACACCCACTGTTACAAATAAACCAATTTTATAATCCAGGTTGAAAGAATTTTCAAACAAACGTCCACCTGAAACTAAACCAGCCGACGCATAAAATGTGAAAAATACTAAAATGACGATAGCGGAGACAAAACGAAGTATTTTCGTACGATCTTTAAACCGATTCTCGAAAAAGTCTGGAATCGTAATTGAATCATTTGCCACTTCTGTATACGTTCGTAAACGTGGGGCAATGATTAAATAGTTTGCATAAGCACCTATTAATAAACCTATCGCAATCCATACACTTGATAATCCTGTTGCATACATCGCACCAGGTAATCCCATTAGCATCCAACCACTCATGTCAGAAGCACCAGCTGATAAAGCTGTAACTGCTGGACCGAGTCCCCTTCCACCTAACATATAATCTGATAAATCGGATGTCTTCTTATAAGACCAATATCCGATATACAACATACCTGCCATATAAATAGCAAGCGAAACCATAATTTCAATCTTCACCAAATCTCTCCCTTATTCCATAAGCCATTCAAAATTTCGAAAAATGACTTTTTCTATTTTCTTGTTTTCGCTTATGGTTCCCTACCTTAACAAACATTTTTTGTTCTTTCAAGTGAACGAGCACTTTTTACTACATGTGAAAACCTTTATAAACGCCTTTATCCCAGTGGATTACAATGATTTTTCAAGAAATTAAAGTAATAATATTCAGAAGATTAAACAGTGTTTTTTCACACCTTATTTTCATTCGTTTACCCGATAAATTTTAAAAGAAAAAGCCATACAAATGTATGACTTTTAGCTTATTGACGTCTCAATTTTCGCTTTCTCTACATATACTTTACGAAATTTCATATAGCATCCAATACGCCAAGGTACTATATAACAAACCGCAAGAGTATAGAAAAGAATGCCGATTGACTTTGGATCTAAACCTTGTAAATGTCTTCTAAAATAAGCACGTAAAAGAACGATAACTAAAAATGTAGCAATAAAAGCGATACTTTTTTTTGCATAAATTTGACCATCTTCTCTGACTTCATACCCACTTAAAATAATAAGTGGAATTGACAATAACAGTCCGATCCCAGCAGCTATACCAATTTGCCAATCAGCAAGTTGTATCGGTGCAGCATATAAAGAAAAACCTGGTAATAAGAAAAATAATGGCAATAGTAGTCGTCTTCCTTTATTATTAATTGGTCGATTCATAGAGCGCATGCGTCTAAATATAACGAGCCCTATGACGAGTAAAAAAATTGTAATACTGTAAGAACCTTGCTGCAAGTGAATCTCTCCCTAAAAATAGTCATTTTTAAAATACTTCCCTATTATACTCCTAATTTTTCCAAAAATATGATTATTCCTTTAAAAAATCTTACATATCAAATATACTTTTAGGTTTGATTTACTATAGGAAACAATTCCGAAAGAGGAACTACTCTCCCCACCTCATCTTTAAACACAATATGCTCTCTCGTTAAATGGCGCGGGCTCTTCACTCCGGCTGCCGCTGCTAATGAAAATAAACTATATCTCATACTAATAATATAATTCATGACTCGCCACTTCTTCTCATACGGATCTAACGCTTTTTGATAATGCGGATTCGTCGTAGCTACACCAGATGGACATTGGCCAGAATTACATTGAAGAGCCATAATACAGCCGCTTGCCATCATAAATCCGCGGGCTGAACTTACAGCATCCGCTCCAATCGCTAAAGCGATCGCCACTTTATCTGGTGTGATTAATTTACCCGATGCAAATACTTTAAACTTGTTACGCACACCATAATAATTTGCTGTATCGATAAATGTAAGTAATGCTGGAATAAGTGGCAGTCCCATACAATCTGCCATCGATTTATACGTTGCCCCTGATCCGCCTTCTGAACCGTCTATTGTAATAAAATCTGGGTAAATGTTTAGTTCTTTCATTGTTTTTATTAAATCTTCCAAAGGCTCCTGCTGACCAATTACAATTTTCATTCCAACTGGTTTACCGCCGCTTTCTTGCAACTGTTGAATAAAATAAAGTGTATCCGCTGCATTCTTTAAAAATGAAAATCGATTCGGTGAATTAATCGTCTCTCCCTTTCTGACGTTGCGAACAGAAGCAATTTTCTCATTTACTTTTTGTCCCTCTAGATGACCACCACGTATTTTAGCACCTTGCCCAAATTTCAATTCGAATGCTCTAATATTACTTTCTTTTGCTTTCTCCATGAATTTTCCCATTGAAAAATTACCGTCCTCATCACGGTATCCAAATAACCCTGGACCAATTTGCGCAACGATATTCGCTCCTGTATGTAAATGTTCTGGAATAACGCCACCTTCACCAGTATTAATCCACGATCCGCCTGCCATTTTTGCTCCAAAACCACTCGCTAAAATATAATTTTCTCCAATCGCGCCGTAAGAAGTCGCAGATGCACCAAACATGCCATGTAGCTTCCACGGATATTTACGGTTCTCACCGACTATAATTGCATCTTCTTCTTCATACAGCCAAAGATTCGTTGTATCCGCTGTCAATTTTTCTCTTCTTGAAAATAACCCTTCTTTATGAATCACGTACTTTTTACCTTCCCGCTCTTGCGTGAGATTCACACTTAATTCCTCAGTTAATATTGGAAATAATGTATTAGCAATATAATAGCCAGAAGATTCAAAATCTCGTTTTGATCCAAAACCAAGTATTTCAGAGCGATATTTCGCTAAAAACATAACACTTTGAAAATCATAACGTGAGAAAGGCTTTCCATCCGTATCATGATCAAACCAATATTGTCGAAATTCAGGCCCTATCTTTTCCAGTAAGTAGCGCATTCTTCCTAAGTACGGATGTAACTTTAAAATAGAATGATGTGTTCGTTTTTTTATAAAAAATGTAATGATAAAAAAGACGATTAAAAGCAACATTAAAAATAGTAATATACTAATAATAACGAGTAGCGTTTCACTCATCCCGCTTCCCCCTATGAAATCCCATAATAAAAGGAGAACACTCGATGTGCTCTCCTTTTATCTTTATTCATACTAACGTAGCAAGATGCTCTTTCGCGTCATATTCAACTAAACTTTCAGCATGTTTAATTCGATGAACAAAGTCTGGATTAGCAATTAACGGTCTGCCAAATGCCACTACATCAATCGTTCCTTCTTGCAACGCTTCTTCGGCCTCTTTCGGATTTAAATTACCAACCCCTACAATCGTACCATCCCAATATTTTCTTACTAGTTGATGAAAATTCTTTCCGTCAGCAATCTCTTGCGTATAGTTCATCGTTGAAGGATGTATCATCGTTAATCCAACTTCTTTGAACATATTTACGAACGTTTCAATTGCAAGCTCAGGGTTTTCCCACATATAAGCAGGATTATCACCTTTGAAAGCAGAGAAACGAAGAAGTGTTTTATTAGCTCCAACAGCTTCTATTACAGCCGCCGTTACTTCTTTCATAAACGTTAACCTTTGTTTTAAATTACCGCCATATTTATCTGTTCGCTTATTCGCAAACTCATACGTAAATTGATCGATTAAATATCCGTGTGCACCGTGAATTTCTACTCCATCAAATCCAGCTTCGATCGCATTTTTCGCAGCTTGTGCGTATTGACCGATCACTTCTTGTATTTCTTCTAACGTCATTGCTTCTGGCGTATCAAACGGTTTACGAAAACGTGGAACATTTCCCTCTGCAGCGATAGCAGATGGTGCTTGCGGCATTTGACCACCAATTATTTCATGATGACTCATACGCCCAACATGCCATATTTGAGCAATAATCGTCCCGCCTTCTTTATGTACTGCCTCTGTAACAGGTTTCCAAGAATTGATTTGTTCTTGTGTATAAATACCTGGTACTCCTGGGTTCCCTTTTGCTCTCGGACTAATGACAATTCCTTCTGTAATAATTAGTCCAATTCCATCCGCAGCACGTTTTCTGTAGTATTCCACTACATCAGCGCCAACTACTCCAGTCTCATTATCTGCAAAGCATCTTGTCATCGGTGCCATTGCTATACGATTACGAAGAGACCAAGCTCCAATTTGAATTGGATCAAACAACTTTGTTTCTTCAACGTTTTCAAAAGATCCACCAGCGTTTACATTTGTTCCTTCATAAATACTCGCTGCTTTATTACTTGAACTTGTCATCTTTTTTCCCCCTAAAAAATCTTACTATAATCGCATCATACTTACTTTTAGATAGTAACGTCAATTTTTACGACTTTACAATAAAACATTCGAATATCAAAAAAATAAAATGCTATAAATAATATTAAAAAGGTTTCCTTAGAAGGAAACCTTTTTTGTTGAACATATATGGCTGTCAATTCATTTATCTCTTTAATATAAAAAATACCTTATCAATAGAAGTGAATATGGTTCAGTATTCTTCTAAAAATAATAACTTATATACCTAAAACAATGAAAGCCCTACCTCTCTTTCATCCTTACGGCTCCTCGTCCGTGCCAGTGTGAATCAGGATTGCAAAAATCAAGTAACTATTTTATCGAAGTATTCAATTAAACTTCGAACATTCATAAATGAAATTTAAAAATAAAAATGGATTTGATTGTAGTAATAACAATAGAGGTAATGCTCTAAAAGTGGTGTGAAAGAGTTGAATGTCTTTGAAATGATAAATTTTCTATAATTATGTTCCCAAAAAATTCAAAATCTTTTTTGGGATATAATACATTATTTGTAATGAACCTTAACAAAAGCTTTTTATCTGATTTTCTGTGATACCTTCAATTAATCCCAGTTCACTAATCAAAAATTCATATGCGTTATCTAACATCTTCTTTTCGCTTGCATTAAGTGCTTTTTCTTTCTGTATACGCATTAAATCACGCACAACTTCAGCACCTTCTTGCATTTTACCCGTCTTTATTTTATCAGTGTTCAATTTATACCTTTGTTTCCACGTAAGTAATCTATCTGATGCCCCATGTTGAAAAATATGCATTATGTGTGCTAATGCGGTTATATCCGTAACTGGTCGTATATTCGAATTCAATATTCTCCCTGCTGGAATCATTAGTTCCATATTACTAG includes:
- a CDS encoding alkene reductase, giving the protein MTSSSNKAASIYEGTNVNAGGSFENVEETKLFDPIQIGAWSLRNRIAMAPMTRCFADNETGVVGADVVEYYRKRAADGIGLIITEGIVISPRAKGNPGVPGIYTQEQINSWKPVTEAVHKEGGTIIAQIWHVGRMSHHEIIGGQMPQAPSAIAAEGNVPRFRKPFDTPEAMTLEEIQEVIGQYAQAAKNAIEAGFDGVEIHGAHGYLIDQFTYEFANKRTDKYGGNLKQRLTFMKEVTAAVIEAVGANKTLLRFSAFKGDNPAYMWENPELAIETFVNMFKEVGLTMIHPSTMNYTQEIADGKNFHQLVRKYWDGTIVGVGNLNPKEAEEALQEGTIDVVAFGRPLIANPDFVHRIKHAESLVEYDAKEHLATLV
- the putP gene encoding sodium/proline symporter PutP encodes the protein MKIEIMVSLAIYMAGMLYIGYWSYKKTSDLSDYMLGGRGLGPAVTALSAGASDMSGWMLMGLPGAMYATGLSSVWIAIGLLIGAYANYLIIAPRLRTYTEVANDSITIPDFFENRFKDRTKILRFVSAIVILVFFTFYASAGLVSGGRLFENSFNLDYKIGLFVTVGVVVAYTLFGGFLAVSWTDFVQGCIMFIALVLVPIVAFTDVGGVTETFNTIKQVDASHLDMFKGTTILGIISFLAWGLGYFGQPHIIVRFMAITSIKDLKTSRRIGIGWMTISIIGAMLTGLIGIAYYAKNNATLQDPEMVFVTFSNILFHPYITGFLLSAILASIMSSISSQLLVISSAVTEDFYKTFFRRNASDKELVFIGRLSVLVVAMIAVVLAYHPSDTILTLVGYAWAGFGSAFGPAILLSLYWKRTNKWGVLAGMIVGAVVVIAWVQIPSLKAIMYEMVPGFFCSLLTVIVVSLLTKEPVKAVYREFNEMEAVLEEEMK
- a CDS encoding cytochrome c biogenesis protein CcdC, with translation MQQGSYSITIFLLVIGLVIFRRMRSMNRPINNKGRRLLLPLFFLLPGFSLYAAPIQLADWQIGIAAGIGLLLSIPLIILSGYEVREDGQIYAKKSIAFIATFLVIVLLRAYFRRHLQGLDPKSIGILFYTLAVCYIVPWRIGCYMKFRKVYVEKAKIETSIS
- a CDS encoding CarD family transcriptional regulator gives rise to the protein MFQIGDNIVYPMQGAGIIKAIEEKEVSGEKQQYYVIKMSASNMELMIPAGRILNSNIRPVTDITALAHIMHIFQHGASDRLLTWKQRYKLNTDKIKTGKMQEGAEVVRDLMRIQKEKALNASEKKMLDNAYEFLISELGLIEGITENQIKSFC
- a CDS encoding FMN-binding glutamate synthase family protein, which codes for MSETLLVIISILLFLMLLLIVFFIITFFIKKRTHHSILKLHPYLGRMRYLLEKIGPEFRQYWFDHDTDGKPFSRYDFQSVMFLAKYRSEILGFGSKRDFESSGYYIANTLFPILTEELSVNLTQEREGKKYVIHKEGLFSRREKLTADTTNLWLYEEEDAIIVGENRKYPWKLHGMFGASATSYGAIGENYILASGFGAKMAGGSWINTGEGGVIPEHLHTGANIVAQIGPGLFGYRDEDGNFSMGKFMEKAKESNIRAFELKFGQGAKIRGGHLEGQKVNEKIASVRNVRKGETINSPNRFSFLKNAADTLYFIQQLQESGGKPVGMKIVIGQQEPLEDLIKTMKELNIYPDFITIDGSEGGSGATYKSMADCMGLPLIPALLTFIDTANYYGVRNKFKVFASGKLITPDKVAIALAIGADAVSSARGFMMASGCIMALQCNSGQCPSGVATTNPHYQKALDPYEKKWRVMNYIISMRYSLFSLAAAAGVKSPRHLTREHIVFKDEVGRVVPLSELFPIVNQT